The Planctomycetaceae bacterium DNA window CTTTTTCTGCTTCAGAGAAAATGGAAATTAAAACATTTTTTCATATTGATTGTTTCCTGTGTTACTACGGTTTTATTATACTATATTAATTATCATAAGCCTGCCGCTCATCCATCCCTGACATTCTTTCTCGACCATCCGGTAATTTTAATAAGATACATCCTGACATATTTAGGCTCTTCATTGTCCTGGAGTCCCTCTATTGGCTGGGTAGTTACGGTAATTACATTTGTAATTTTATTATTTTCTATTTTCAATATTTGGCGATTCAAAAAGGAAGCTCTGTATGCTGTGCTGCCGTGGTTGATACTTGCGTTATATTCCTGTCTGGCAGCCTGTTTAACAGGTTTGGGAAGAGCAGGTATGGGTTGGGAGCAGGCATCTGCCAGCAGGTACACGACAATATCTTTATTTTTACCGCTTTCAGCTATGATTTTATTTTGTTATTCGGCAAAATTTTATCATAAGAAAGGGTTTAAAATAATATTGTGTGTAATTATTTCGATAATGTTTCTCACGGCCTATATGAAAACCCACAGCGCAGGCCTGAAAGACGGAGAAATATTTTCAAAAAGGCTCAAGTCTGCAACATTTGCTTTGAGCGCACCTGCTCAATTGGTTACGGATTTTACTTTAAAAAAGATGTATCCCGACCCCAATATTGCCCGGCAGAGAATTAAAACATTATCAGAAATCGGCATAAAATTTAAGAACGAGTGAGCATAACTTGAGTTAGGGGACAATTTTAAAAACGTCCCCGGCGGGATTCGTTGAAGCGTAGTGCAAATCCCCTTGGGGAAACCTGCAACCTTCGGCTTCGGAGTCCAAAAGTGTGATTGTAACTATAGCGTTTGTAATGTGTTACAAGTGTGTTTTTGAGGTAAAAAGTGGATTACAAGTGGTTGACAAGTCAACATACAAGTCACTGACAAATCAGTATACACTGCTCACTGACGAACTTTTTGCCGAACTCTGTTAGAAGTACAGATTGTTAAAAATGAGTAATAATCACTGCTGTCCAACTGTTTGATTAGAAAAACGTTATAATTGATTGCTTAGCATTGGTTTATAAATAAAAATGACTGTAATCGATTTGAAATCACATTTAAACTTTGGCCATTTCACTTTACATTCTGTGAAGGGAATGGCTGATGAACAACGGACGAACAGTCCTTGCTCAGATAATGGATTTTCTGCCGCTCAACGAATTCCGCAAATGTGTTACTCGATACGACGGCCATTACAAAGTCCAGCGGTTTTCGTGCATGGATCAATTTCTTTGTATGGCATTTGCGCAACTAAGCTATCGCGAAAGTCTGCGGGACATCGAGGTCTTCTTTAACGTATCTTTGGACAGTGGTGTAATGACCTGTGAAACCATATTCATCACATAATCGCTGGTAAATCTTTTTGGCGGTCTGTCGCCGCTTGAGACGTGCCTTTTTGTTGTCATCAACCCACTGTGCAATAATGTGAATAAATGGTTCAATTGCCGGTTTGCTGCGTTCTTTGCTCATATGATAACCCGGCGGCAGATTATATTGCACCGCCTTGGCAACCGTGTTGCGGGAATGGCCAAGTGCTTTGGCAACTTCCCGCTGACTCATACCATCACGAAGCTTTTGTCGTATTAAATCATAATGATCCACTTTTAACATCCTTTCTGGCTTCCTGTAAATTAAATCAACACAATCTAAGATACAGTATATCAGCCTTAAGTGAAGTAGCTCATTTTTCGAAGCTATTCACAATATGTAATAATATTTGCTCAAAAACAAGGTGTATTTGCGTTGAATTATATATGGCACATGTAGTATTTAGAAGAAAAAGCAGAAAGAAGATTGACTATTTGCGTATAATTTTATATATTTGAGTTGACGTGTGAGTTGTGCTGATTCGGAATGTACTTAGTATAAAGTTTAGAACAAGATGAAACGATTTTGTTAACAAAAAGAAGTGAATGTTTGTCAAAAATGATATTTGGAATAGCTTAGCCTTTTTGATTGGTTGATATGAATTCAAGAGAGCGATTACTTAAAGTATTAAACGGAGAAATTCCCGATAGAGTTCCTGTCTCAACGTATGAACTTTGCGGATTCAACAGCAGGGCATTTGAAAATAATGATAGCTCTTATTACGCGTTGATGCAGAAAATTCGTCAGGATACAGATTGTGTTTGTATGTGGGAGCCTTTATCAAATGCAAAATTCCTGGAATCAGCCTATCCAGTTGAAATTGAGATTAAGCAATGGCGTGAAAACGATGCACAAATAACAAATAAAATACTCCACACCCCAAAAGGTGACATAACAAATACAACAAGGGTGATTGATAACGTGCATACAGTTTGGCAAACCGAACATTGGTGCAAGGATATTGATGATGTAGAAAAAGCATTGTCAATTCCATATGAGCCGGCGGATTATGATATTTCAGATTATCAGCGGATTAAAAAAGAAGTTGGTTCGAACGGAATTATTATGGCTTCACTGTCAGATCCTTTGTGTTATGCAGCCGATTTGATGAGTTTCGGTGATTACACGATTTGGGCTATGACAGAGACTGAACATTTTATAAAAACACTTGAGAAAATACATATCCGCGTTATGGAAAATTTAAAAAGGATGCTGGATGTAAATGTTGTTGATTTGTACAGAATTTGCGGCCCTGAATATGCAACGCCTCCATATATGCCTCCGCAACTTTTTGATAAATTTGTGGTTCCTTTTGTTGCCGAAATGACGGATTTGATACACAGCATGGGGGCAAAAGTACGTTTACACTGCCATGGCAAAATCGGTAAGGTTATAGATTCGATTTGTAGAATAAATTGTGACGCTATAGACCCTTGTGAAGCACCGCCTGATGGGGATATTGAGTTAAGTGAAGTAAAAAAACGCATAGGCGAAAAGATGTGTATCTTCGGTAATATTCAGCTTAAATTGCTGGAAACAGCTTCTAAAGATGAAGTAAAAAAAGCAGTACAAGATTGTATGAACGCTGCAAAAAATGGAGGTCGATATGTTGTTATGCCTACAGCATCCCCAATAAATAGTCCTTTATCTTATAAAACAGAACAGAATTATAATATCTTTATAAACAATTCGCTGGAATTAGGAAAATATTGAAAGAATTTACTGTATGAAAGAATTAAATTTTCTTAGTGGAGGAAAGTAAATGAAGTTTGTCAAAATGATATTTGGAGTAGCCTCAGCTTTTTTGATTGGTTGTTGTTCAGTGAGTTGCGCAGAGCAAAAACATACGCCAATCAGCGGTACTTTTATTTCTTTTACTTATGGTCTGCACCAAAATTGGGATCAGGCCAGATGGTCTAAAGAGTTTGAGGCGATGGAAAAACTTAAATTCGATACATTAATAGTGCAGGCAGTTGCTAAACGTGACCCTAATTCAGGTAAGGTTATTAGCTATTATAGAAGCAAAGCATTTAAAATAGATCGGCTCTATGTTGATTGGATATTAAGTGAAGCAGAGAAGCGAGGTTGGAAGGTGTATTTGGGGGGATTTTCAGATGCAACTGGTGAAGACGCAAATAAAGCCAAGTTTGTTGAATTAAATAAAAGAATTGCGAATGAGTTATATTCTGCTTACAAATCGTGTAAGTCGTTTGCGGGCTTTTATATCAGCACGGAACCTTTATTGAATGAAGCAGATAATGCCGGAGAGGATGTTATTTATAAGGTTTATGTGAAATATCTTAAAAAAAAATATCCTCTAAAAAAAGTGATAGTGTCTCCATATTTTATTACGGATGCATCTGCTCGTTGTAAAAAGCAGGGCATGAAACAGTGGTGGCATAATAGAAGTCCTGATGAGATGGCACAACAGGTATCTGCGTTCCTCAAGAAATGTCCTGTTGATATTATTGCGATTCAGGACTCAACTTGCTGGGATGTTACAATGGCAGATCTAAGGACATATCTGCCAAAGATTGCCGAAAGTGTGCGTTTGGCAGGAAAAGAGTTTTGGGTCGATATGGAGGTATTTGATACTCGCGGCCACACTCTGTATGAGCCGGCGTCGATTAACCGCATAATGGAGCAAATAGAAATCGAAAAAGAATATAAATGTGTAATGTATTGTTTTAATTGGTGCATGGATCCGAATGGAAGCGAAGAGACAAAGACACTATATAATCA harbors:
- a CDS encoding DUF4434 domain-containing protein; translation: MKFVKMIFGVASAFLIGCCSVSCAEQKHTPISGTFISFTYGLHQNWDQARWSKEFEAMEKLKFDTLIVQAVAKRDPNSGKVISYYRSKAFKIDRLYVDWILSEAEKRGWKVYLGGFSDATGEDANKAKFVELNKRIANELYSAYKSCKSFAGFYISTEPLLNEADNAGEDVIYKVYVKYLKKKYPLKKVIVSPYFITDASARCKKQGMKQWWHNRSPDEMAQQVSAFLKKCPVDIIAIQDSTCWDVTMADLRTYLPKIAESVRLAGKEFWVDMEVFDTRGHTLYEPASINRIMEQIEIEKEYKCVMYCFNWCMDPNGSEETKTLYNQYYDAYFK